Proteins found in one Aphelocoma coerulescens isolate FSJ_1873_10779 chromosome 27, UR_Acoe_1.0, whole genome shotgun sequence genomic segment:
- the LOC138099197 gene encoding keratin, type I cytoskeletal 19-like, with protein sequence MSCAVRQVVTTCAQGRGSAGSNAAGTGRRVSSASSGRHAAYDLGAVVGSFSGGSVSEGLLGKQLSTGSAAGGSFGATQRACSALGFSGGGICTRGSGGFPRAGAGCGDGILFANNEKATMQNLNDRLASYLDKVRLLEGDNADLECKIREWYAKVGPSCEPRDYSCYHKEIEDLQNQILCAAMETNKILLNIDNNRMTADDFRVKYETECGLRQNVDADICNLRPVLDQLASCKTDLQLQCEALTEEMCCLKTNHEEEMSCLRKQATGDVSVEVNACPGPDLRKILEDLRCQYETLMERNRKETEQWYACKVEEVNLEVVTSSQEIESSNKQVTELRRQLQALEINVQAQLTMKENLESSLTETECRYNKYLAELQNQISCVEQRLAEIRAEMECQNQEYKTLLDVKCRLEQEIQTYHCLLEGGQHDIIGSAGRGVGATSTGRSAGLKANLCQPCLP encoded by the exons ATGAGCTGTGCTGTCAGGCAGGTTGTCACCACCTGcgcccagggcaggggcagtGCGGGCAGCAACGCGGCTGGCACTGGCAGGAGggtctcctctgcctcctcgGGGAGACACGCTGCCTATGACTTGGGTGCTGTGGTTGGCAGCTTCTCCGGTGGCAGTGTGAGCGAGGGATTACTCGGGAAGCAGCTGAGCACCGGCAGTGCGGCTGGTGGGAGCTTCGGAGCCACCCAGAGGGCTTGTTCTGCCCTGGGATTCAGTGGTGGAGGCATCTGCACTCGAGGCAGTGGTGGCTTCCCCAGGGCTGGCGCTGGCTGCGGGGATGGGATCCTGTTCGCTAACAATGAGAAGGCGACGATGCAGAACCTCAACGACCGCTTGGCCTCGTACCTGGACAAGGTGCGGCTCCTGGAGGGGGACAATGCTGACCTGGAGTGCAAGATCAGGGAGTGGTACGCCAAGGTAGGGCCCAGCTGTGAGCCACGGGACTACAGCTGCTACCACAAGGAAATTGAAGACCTTCAGAATCAG atcCTGTGTGCAGCCATGGAGACTAACAAAATCCTTCTGAACATTGATAACAACAGGATGACTGCTGATGACTTCAGGGTGAA GTACGAGACCGAGTGTGGTCTCCGGCAGAACGTGGATGCTGACATTTGCAACCTCCGGCCCGTCCTGGACCAGCTGGCCAGCTGCAAGACCGacctgcagctgcagtgtgaGGCTCTGACGGAGGAGATGTGCTGCCTAAAGACCAACCACGAGGAG GAAATGAGCTGTCTGAGGAAACAGGCGACTGGGGATGTGAGTGTGGAGGTCAatgcctgccctggcccagacCTGAGGAAGATCCTGGAGGATCTGAGGTGCCAGTACGAGACCCTGATGGAGCGCAACCGCAAAGAGACGGAGCAGTGGTACGCCTGCAAG GTAGAGGAGGTGAATCTAGAGGTTGTCACAAGCAGCCAGGAGATCGAGTCAAGCAACAAGCAGGTCACTGAGCTGAGACGTCAGCTGCAGGCCCTGGAGATCAACGTACAAGCCCAGCTCACCATG AAAGAAAACCTGGAATCCTCTTTGACGGAGACCGAATGTCGCTACAACAAATACCTGGCTGAGCTGCAGAACCAGATCTCCTGCGTGGAGCAACGGCTGGCTGAGATCCGAGCAGAAATGGAGTGCCAGAACCAGGAATACAAGACCCTCCTGGACGTCAAGTGTCGCTTGGAGCAGGAGATCCAGACGTACCACTGCCTGCTGGAGGGTGGCCAGCACGACATCAT AGGGTCGGCGGGAAGAGGAGTCGGTGCCACATCAACCGGGAGAAGCGCGGGGCTGAAAGCCaacctgtgccagccctgcctgccctga